One region of Danio aesculapii chromosome 7, fDanAes4.1, whole genome shotgun sequence genomic DNA includes:
- the zgc:194930 gene encoding uncharacterized protein zgc:194930, with translation MGCSCCRMIKSYIYDPSVPVDVPGRKRDPTSSSLYQSHRFPEEADHVQKKQGFHNLGYSTHPSPTKLDIDNNHINRLHANIPGEQIRSTPAEGDPRLYILQPGDEETQVKAISSICADPPIQNESMLGTEPGKREERFRDSGLGGGGITDGTEGSDGYPYGQEEEDEDGKSRLARTPDTGDEESVLSVDIHTSSTSLSSADTKLMIEDREEQEPSILTRGQKKELDSLSITDSMVAEALAALDAATAGEDSE, from the coding sequence CTACATCTATGACCCCTCGGTTCCTGTAGATGTTCCTGGCCGAAAGCGGGATCCCACCAGCAGCTCTCTGTATCAGTCCCACAGATTTCCAGAAGAGGCGGACCATGTCCAGAAGAAGCAGGGCTTCCACAACCTTGGATACAGCACCCACCCCAGCCCAACCAAACTCGACATTGACAACAACCACATAAACCGGCTCCATGCCAATATTCCAGGCGAGCAGATCCGGTCAACCCCAGCAGAGGGAGACCCGAGACTTTACATCCTCCAGCCCGGGGATGAGGAGACACAGGTAAAAGCCATTTCTAGCATCTGCGCAGACCCACCAATACAGAACGAGTCTATGCTAGGAACAGAACCAGGCAAGCGAGAAGAGAGATTCCGGGACTCTGGGCTGGGCGGCGGAGGGATAACAGACGGGACAGAGGGTTCGGATGGGTATCCCTATGGACAAGAGGAGGAAGATGAGGACGGGAAGAGCAGGCTGGCCAGGACTCCGGACACTGGCGATGAGGAAAGTGTGCTGTCTGTGGACATTCACACCAGCAGTACAAGCCTCTCCTCAGCAGACACAAAGCTCATGATAGAGGACAGAGAAGAGCAAGAGCCCTCAATTTTGACAAGAGGGCAGAAGAAAGAGCTTGACAGTTTGAGCATCACAGACTCAATGGTGGCCGAAGCTTTGGCCGCACTGGACGCAGCAACAGCAGGAGAGGATTCTGAATGA